The genomic region GCCTGTCGCTCGTGCCCACCGCAATCCCCTCCTGTCGGACCACGGCCCGCCTCAGCGCAGGGTGAGGCTGCGGCCGACGAGACCGGCCCGGACCCGGCGCTCCGGCGCGGTGAGCGGGGTCGGGTCCGCGAGCGCCTCCCGGTAGGCGAGCGCCAGCGCGGCGGCGGGCTCCTCGCAGCGCTCGGCCGCGGTGTCCGTGGCGAGATCCCAGACCGGGATGACGAGGCCGTCGGCCCGGAAGAAGCCGACGAACCGGGTTCCCGGACCGACGGTCAGCCGCTCGGCCGCGGCCAGCCGGGCGAGGGCGTCCAGCAACGCCTCCTCCGAACGGGCGGCGTCGCCGGTGTCCGCCGCGCCCGTGGCCGCCGGGTCCGTGGCCGCCGGGTCCGTGGCCGCCGCGCCCGAGGCCGCTCCGGCCGGCGCGGCCAGGGGCAGCGCCCAGCGCAGATGCCACCGGTCGCTCGGGTGACACCAGTAGGCGGCGGGCACGGCGGACAGCCGCACGGTGGGTACCACGGTGGCGTTGGCGCGCTCCAGCATCGCCGCCACCTCCTGGTTGGGCCCGCTGTCGTCGTCCGACGGCGGCAGCCACCACCCGAAGCCGGAATGGACGGTGATCTCCAGGGGAGCGGGGTCGAGCAGGTCGGTGAGCCGGGGCAGCCCGGCCAGCCCGTCCGGCCGCTGCTCGACCAGGCGCGGCGACGAGGCCGCCGGGACGTCCACCACGTTGCCCGGGTCGGCGTCGAGCGCGGCGAGCAGCGCCCCGGCGATGTCCCGGGACGGGTCCAACCCGGGTAGCGCGGTCTGCATCGCGACGAGGATCTCCCCGTCCTCGCGGACCAGTGCCGGCGCCGCCTGCGGCAGCATCGTGCAGAGCGTGATGCGCCTCTCGGCGTGCTCGGGATGCTTGGCGAGATGGTCGGCCGAGAGGATCACCGGGGCGGTCGCGCTCGGCACCAGCTCTCGCAACGCGACCAGGTCGGGCTCGTCCCGGCGGCCGAGGAAGGGCCGCAGTACCGGCGCCGGCCGCCGCCGCTCGCCGTGGCACGCCTTGTAGCGACGCCCGGAGCCACAGGGGCAGGGTTCCCGCGGCCCGACAACGCCGGTCGCGCCGGTCGGATC from Frankia alni ACN14a harbors:
- a CDS encoding DUF5926 family protein encodes the protein MARRPAPQRPGARPSSRLAAGSTPAARRRPSGPGPGSTGSADPTGATGVVGPREPCPCGSGRRYKACHGERRRPAPVLRPFLGRRDEPDLVALRELVPSATAPVILSADHLAKHPEHAERRITLCTMLPQAAPALVREDGEILVAMQTALPGLDPSRDIAGALLAALDADPGNVVDVPAASSPRLVEQRPDGLAGLPRLTDLLDPAPLEITVHSGFGWWLPPSDDDSGPNQEVAAMLERANATVVPTVRLSAVPAAYWCHPSDRWHLRWALPLAAPAGAASGAAATDPAATDPAATGAADTGDAARSEEALLDALARLAAAERLTVGPGTRFVGFFRADGLVIPVWDLATDTAAERCEEPAAALALAYREALADPTPLTAPERRVRAGLVGRSLTLR